A genomic region of Populus nigra chromosome 11, ddPopNigr1.1, whole genome shotgun sequence contains the following coding sequences:
- the LOC133668112 gene encoding two-component response regulator 24-like, which produces MAGGEENNTGGKNSFSVLVVDDDTVIRMVHRRLMTGLGLKVQEAKNGKEAVDLHINGASFDLILMDMEMPIMNGPTATRELRAIGVKSIIVGVTSHTSESIHKDFMEAGLNHCVAKPMTIAKIASFLPKSNNN; this is translated from the exons ATGGCTGGTGGAGAAGAGAACAATACTGGTGGTAAAAACAGTTTTTCTGTgcttgttgttgatgatgatacTGTCATTCGAATGGTCCATAGAAGGCTTATGACAGGTCTTGGGTTGAAAGTTCAAGAAgccaaaaatggaaaagaagctGTTGATCTTCATATCAATGGAGCTTCCTTTGATCTTATTTTAATGGATATGGAAATGCCCATCATGAATGGTCCCACG GCGACAAGGGAGCTTCGAGCAATAGGTGTGAAGAGTATCATTGTTGGTGTCACATCTCATACTTCTGAGTCTATCCACAAAGATTTTATGGAAGCAGGCCTAAACCACTGTGTTGCGAAGCCAATGACTATAGCCAAGATTGCCTCCTTCCTTCCGAAATCCAACAACAACTAA